A single region of the Lotus japonicus ecotype B-129 chromosome 4, LjGifu_v1.2 genome encodes:
- the LOC130712303 gene encoding uncharacterized protein LOC130712303, giving the protein MLQGDLVLEERLVFRRLWKAKAPSGSLALAWRVLIGKVQTKIDLARRNALPVNTSLSCGLCAVEEESCKHLFFTCGVSWKVWMEICFWLGVHTAFSCEAESHFYLHENLISCKMKDGKIMNLIWIAVVNSIWQTRNGSVFSGVGVEVVRIVELVKYKVWLWLRTHDRNFISSFYEWENNPKECIAMLH; this is encoded by the coding sequence ATGTTGCAGGGTGATCTGGTTTTGGAGGAAAGGTTAGTGTTCAGGCGTCTATGGAAAGCTAAAGCTCCTTCTGGATCGCTAGCTTTGGCTTGGAGAGTTCTTATAGGAAAAGTGCAGACCAAAATTGACTTGGCCAGGAGAAATGCGCTTCCTGTGAATACTAGTTTGTCATGTGGGTTGTGTGCAGTTGAGGAGGAGAGCTGCAAGCATCTTTTCTTCACATGTGGAGTGTCTTGGAAAGTGTGGATGGAGATATGTTTCTGGTTAGGAGTACACACAGCTTTTTCATGTGAGGCAGAATCTCATTTTTACCTTCATGAAAATCTGATTTCTTGCAAAATGAAAGATGGTAAGATCATGAACTTAATATGGATTGCTGTGGTGAATTCAATTTGGCAGACTAGGAATGGCTCGGTATTCAGTGGTGTGGGGGTTGAGGTTGTTAGAATAGTAGAGCTAGTGAAGTACAAAGTTTGGCTTTGGTTGAGAACTCATGATAGGAATTTCATCTCTTCTTTCTATGAATGGGAAAATAATCCTAAGGAATGTATTGCTATGCTGCACTAA